From a single Micromonospora carbonacea genomic region:
- a CDS encoding arabinofuranosidase catalytic domain-containing protein: MRAKAGLRRFLAAAGTLVVLVAGAASYVVSGAPQARAATTGPCDIYASGGTPCVAAHSTTRALYGAYNGPLYQVRRASDNTTRDVGVLGAGGYANAATQDTFCASTTCVITIIYDQSGRNNRLTQAPPGYWPGPAPGGWDNLADAKAAPITVGGQKAYGVYVAPGTGYRNNNTNGVATGDQPEGIYAVVDGTHYNQWCCFDYGNAQTDGQADSRAIMETVYFGADKQWGYGDGAGPWIMADLEWGLFSGVNAGYNKLAPINHRFVTAMVKGEPNHWAIRGGNAQSGGLTNYFDGQRPSGYHPMKKEGAILLGIGGDNSVSGRGTFFEGVLTSGYPSNATEDAVQANIAAAGYAPAGGGTPQQNVQLVGGQSGRCVDVPNASTTNGTQTQLWDCTGGTAQRWTYTAAKQLQVYGTKCLDASGAGTSNGTQVIIWDCHGGANQQWNLNSNGTVTNAQSGLCLDANGAATANGTKLILWSCNGQQNQQWSTRS; encoded by the coding sequence ATGAGAGCGAAAGCAGGACTGCGGCGCTTCTTGGCCGCTGCGGGGACCCTGGTGGTCCTCGTCGCCGGCGCCGCCAGCTATGTGGTCTCGGGCGCGCCGCAGGCGCGGGCCGCCACCACCGGCCCGTGTGACATCTACGCCTCCGGCGGCACGCCGTGCGTCGCCGCGCACAGCACCACCCGGGCGCTGTACGGCGCGTACAACGGGCCGCTCTACCAGGTCCGACGCGCGTCGGACAACACCACCCGCGACGTCGGCGTGCTCGGTGCGGGCGGCTACGCCAACGCCGCCACCCAGGACACGTTCTGCGCCAGCACGACCTGCGTCATCACGATCATCTACGACCAGTCCGGCCGCAACAACCGCCTCACCCAGGCGCCCCCCGGCTACTGGCCCGGCCCCGCCCCGGGCGGCTGGGACAACCTCGCCGACGCGAAGGCCGCCCCGATCACCGTCGGCGGCCAGAAGGCGTACGGGGTCTACGTCGCGCCCGGCACCGGCTACCGCAACAACAACACCAACGGCGTCGCCACCGGCGACCAGCCCGAGGGCATCTACGCGGTCGTCGACGGCACGCACTACAACCAGTGGTGCTGCTTCGACTACGGCAACGCGCAGACCGACGGCCAGGCGGACTCCCGCGCCATCATGGAGACCGTCTACTTCGGCGCCGACAAGCAGTGGGGCTACGGCGACGGCGCCGGCCCCTGGATCATGGCCGACCTGGAGTGGGGGCTGTTCTCCGGGGTGAACGCGGGATACAACAAGCTCGCGCCGATCAACCACCGCTTCGTGACCGCCATGGTCAAGGGCGAGCCGAACCACTGGGCCATCCGGGGCGGCAACGCCCAGTCCGGCGGCCTGACGAACTACTTCGACGGGCAGCGCCCCAGCGGCTACCACCCGATGAAGAAGGAGGGGGCCATCCTGCTCGGCATCGGCGGCGACAACAGCGTCTCCGGTCGCGGCACCTTCTTCGAGGGCGTGTTGACCTCGGGTTATCCGTCGAACGCCACGGAAGACGCCGTGCAGGCCAACATCGCCGCCGCCGGATACGCGCCGGCCGGCGGCGGCACCCCGCAACAGAACGTCCAGCTCGTCGGGGGCCAGTCCGGCCGCTGCGTCGACGTGCCCAACGCCAGCACCACCAACGGCACCCAGACCCAGTTGTGGGACTGCACCGGCGGCACGGCCCAACGCTGGACCTACACCGCCGCCAAGCAACTCCAGGTGTACGGCACCAAGTGCCTCGACGCGAGCGGCGCCGGCACCAGCAACGGCACCCAGGTGATCATCTGGGACTGCCACGGCGGCGCCAACCAACAATGGAACCTCAACAGCAACGGCACCGTCACCAACGCCCAGTCCGGGCTCTGCCTGGACGCCAACGGCGCCGCCACGGCCAACGGCACCAAGCTGATCCTCTGGTCGTGCAACGGACAGCAGAACCAGCAGTGGAGCACGCGTAGCTGA